A window of the Tenebrio molitor chromosome 1, icTenMoli1.1, whole genome shotgun sequence genome harbors these coding sequences:
- the LOC138134685 gene encoding uncharacterized protein, whose protein sequence is MPCYYDNKRFNKIQFIEVFLCGFSFALTSFNKMNSHKEEPKQGQVFFPDHLLRKVDSARSNLLPQKSSGRYLKEYKVFCNWRLGNKVVGIDERVMLAFFEDQYQNSKPSCLWSYYSMIRSCLLIHEQVDIKRYGELQQYLKRKTAGCMTKKSKILSHLDVTRFLNQADDDTYLLLKVILILGIFGGCRRDELINLIIDDVEDHNNFIKVCIPKTKTGISRSFVITEDEEGCDPCVTVRKYISLRPAYLTNKRLLIGYRNKKCVAQVVGVHTVGNAPRKIAEYLGLADANQYTGHCFRRSSASLLVEGGGDLGTLMTHGGWKSVNVARGYVEQSTRMKTNIAKKIMGSFNETREFTTTSSVSTPHTACETVETSVENENDQFLASTSCSSSSLIRTPSLPVCKEKKAEDLLLASGNHFKNLSNCTFNFYIGK, encoded by the exons ATGCCTTGTTACTATGATAACAAACGATTCAACAAAATTCAGTTCATCGAAGTTTTTTTATGCGGTTTTTCATTTGCGCTGACTTCCTTCAATAAAATGAATTCTCACAAAGAAGAACCGAAGCAGGGTCAAGTTTTCTTCCCAGACCACCTTTTGAGGAAGGTAGATAGTGCGCGATCTAATTTATTGCCCCAAAAATCATCGGGAAGGTATTTGAAAGAGTACAAGGTGTTTTGCAATTGGAGACTAGGAAATAAAGTTGTTGGAATTGATGAAAGGGTAATGCTTGCCTTTTTTGAAGACCAATATCAGAATTCGAAACCCTCATGCTTGTGGTCCTATTATTCGATGATAAGGAGCTGCTTATTAATACACGAACAAGTGGATATTAAAAG GTATGGAGAATTGCAGCAATATTTAAAACGAAAAACTGCGGGTTGTATGacaaagaaatcaaaaatattatcgCACCTTGATGTCACCAGATTTCTGAACCAAGCTGATGATGACACTTATCTACTTTTGAAG gTTATATTAATTCTTGGTATCTTTGGAGGGTGCCGTCGGGATGAACTAATCAATCTTATCATTGATGACGTTGAAGATCACAATAATTTCATTAAGGTGTGCATTcccaaaacaaaaactggaatTAGTCGTAGTTTTGTTATAACCGAAGATGAAGAAGGATGCGATCCCTGTGTTACAGTCAGAAAATACATCTCTCTGAGACCTGCCTATCTTACAAATAAGCGATTATTGATAGGATATAGAAATAAAAAGTGTGTGGCACAAGTTGTGGGAGTGCATACAGTCGGAAATGCCCCTAGAAAAATTGCAGAATATTTAGGACTCGCTGATGCCAACCAGTACACTGGACATTGCTTCCGACGTTCATCCGCTTCTCTTTTAGTGGAAGGAGGAGGAGACTTAGGAACGCTCATGACGCATGGAGGATGGAAATCAGTAAATGTTGCAAGGGGCTATGTGGAACAATCAACACGAATGAAAACtaacattgcaaaaaaaattatggggTCATTTAATGAAACTCGAGAGTTTACAACTACATCCAGTGTTAGTACCCCACACACAGCTTGTGAAACTGTAGAAACTTCggtagaaaatgagaacgatCAATTTTTGGCTTCAACGAGTTGTTCATCGTCATCTTTGATAAGAACACCTAGCTTGCCAGTTtgtaaagagaaaaaagcagAAGATTTGTTATTGGCCTCTGGAAACCATTTCAAAAATCTAagtaattgtacatttaatttttatataggtaaataa
- the Abp1 gene encoding drebrin-like protein — protein MSINLDKHRDELVSAWKDVLDNKTDTNWALFAYEGQTNILKFVSKGSGGIEELTEDLNSCKIMYAFVKVDDPKTSLDKFVLINWQGEGANTLRKGISANHLRDIEKFFPGAHLTINARNDEEVEPQLIVEKVAKSGSAYSFKAPRAEIIEPTGPVGTTYQRVNPIKEINARERDQFWRKEEEEEKKRIEEERSRKELERQKNEEELRRRELQETAKRDAEMSLRNNNIDQIKQAEKDAAQPLPVSANYDDFENDYRSKVSQSDVLRNQRKQEAHDLIAQRTIDARSVFEHTAAGQVKKIPEKPVRNSILKAQHLAPVDTSSRADDPSDDECDQFSTIKRSPKDVDKKALASPVTPPANVEVSKQEMAQEKPVEQITDQQFVDEYLYGFSTPGLQARALYDYQAVDDTEITFDPGDIITNIDQVDEGWWQGLAPNGTYGLFPANYVELLQ, from the exons ATGTCGATAAACCTAGATAAACACCGCGATGAGCTGGTATCAGCTTGGAAAGACGTTTTGGACAACAAGACGGACACGAATTG GGCCTTGTTCGCCTACGAGGGCCagacaaacattttaaaattcgtCAGTAAAGGCTCCGGCGGTATAGAAGAGCTAACAGAAGACCTGAACAGCTGCAAGATAATGTACGCGTTTGTGAAAGTAGACGATCCGAAAACCTCCTTAGACAAattcgttttaattaattggcAAGGCGAAGGCGCCAACACGCTGCGTAAAGGCATATCAGCCAATCACCTAAGAGACATCGAGAAATTCTTCCCGGGGGCCCACTTAACCATCAACGCTCGCAACGACGAGGAGGTCGAGCCGCAACTGATCGTGGAAAAAGTGGCCAAGTCCGGGTCGGCGTACAGTTTCAAGGCGCCTCGCGCCGAGATCATCGAGCCGACGGGGCCCGTCGGCACGACCTACCAGCGGGTGAACCCCATCAAGGAGATCAACGCGCGCGAACGCGACCAGTTCTGGCGCAAGGAGGAAGAGGAAGAGAAGAAGCGCATCGAGGAGGAGCGGAGCCGCAAAGAACTCGAAAGACAGAAAAACGAAGAGGAGTTGCGGCGAAGGGAACTGCAGGAGACGGCGAAGCGCGACGCTGAAATGTCCCTCAGGAACAACAACATCGATCAAATCAAACAGGCGGAGAAGGACGCCGCCCAACCGCTTCCCGTTTCAGCCAACTACGACGATTTCGAGAACGACTACCGTAGCAAAGTGAGCCAGAGCGACGTCCTGCGGAACCAGCGGAAGCAAGAAGCTCACGATTTGATAGCTCAAAGGACGATCGACGCCAGGTCGGTGTTCGAGCACACCGCGGCCGGACAGGTCAAGAAAATTCCCGAAAAACCCGTCAGGAACTCGATCCTGAAGGCGCAACATCTCGCCCCGGTCGACACTTCCAGCAGAGCCGACGACCCAAGCGACGACGAGTGCGACCAGTTTTCGACCATCAAGCGGTCCCCCAAAGACGTCGACAAGAAGGCGCTGGCCAGTCCTGTCACTCCGCCGGCCAACGTCGAGGTCAGCAAGCAAGAGATGGCGCAAGAGAAGCCGGTCGAACAAATCACAGATCAACAATTCGTCGACGAGTATCTCTACGGATTTAGCACTCCAGGGCTGCAAGCCAGGGCCTTGTACGACTACCAAGCCG TGGACGACACTGAAATTACTTTCGATCCGGGTGATATAATTACGAACATAGATCAAGTAGACGAAGGATGGTGGCAAGGTTTAGCTCCTAATGGTACTTATGGCCTTTTCCCAGCTAATTACGTTGAGTTACTCCAGTAA